The DNA window TGACAGATATATATTGATGGATGTAAAATTTCAAGATTAGAAATTTTTCCGAAAAAAGTTATCTCTTTATTATTCACTAAATTTAATCTTATTTTATGCCCTTCTAATGCTTCAAAATACAGTACTTCAGAAATATCATAAAACTCTTGTTTAAGTCCAACTTTAATTGGAACTTTTCCTATATTAGAATTTAGTTTTGTACTTTTAATATATCGTTCATATGCTTTTGTAAGAGCTTTTTGTATATTTTCATCCATATCATCACTGTTTTTAGTAATATAGGCTAAGGGTGCTATCATTTCATTCAAAATTCTCACCTGCATATTATCAAAATTTGTAATATAGATAAGTTTTGCAAAAGGATCGATATCACGGATTTTCTTTCCTAAGTCTATACCAGTCATAGCATTTTCACCTAGATCAATATCCAAGAAATAACTGTTAGCAATACCGTGCTTAGACGCTTCTTCCAAAATATTTAGAGGATTAGTAGATGACGTTATGATTTCTATAGATAAATCATTTATCATAATATAGTTTTTTATGACTTGTTCTATTCTTTTTAATACTTCATTATTGTCTTCACAAATAAAAATTTTCATTATAAATCTCCCTCAATTGTAAGTATTTGTTTAAATAGATTATCTTCAATTCTAGTATTTAATATCATATTATGCTTACTGATAATGTTGTTAGCAGAACTTAATCCTATTCCTCTATTTTCTCCTTTTGTAGAATATCCACTTTCATTAATCTTGTCTACATCTAAATCATTGTTTTTAAATGAATTTGTTATTTGAATAACAATTGTTTTATTAGCTTTTAAAATTAATAATTCTAAAAATCTATTATTGTCTAATTCTAAACCAGCCTCTAAAGAATTATCCAAGAAAATCCCCAGTACCCGACTTAGCTGCATTTCATTAACATAAAAATCATCAATTTCATCTTCAATACAAATATTAACTTTAAAATCATTATTCTGAGCACTGATGATTTTATTTGTAAGTAAATTCTTAATAGATAGAACTTTAATATTGTTCAAATGAGAAAGCACGATATTATCAAGCTCAATTTTTGTATTAAAGTCCTTTATATTGTTGTAAAAGTAGTCTCTTAACTTTATATTATCCACTTCATTATTAGTAATATACCCCTCAAGACCTAAGATAATATTATTGAAATCATGTTTGAATTTTCTAATCTCATTATTATTTCTTTCTAATGCTTCTATATATTTCTTCTGCTGTTCCAATTTTTGCTTTTCAGCTTCCACTTCTATCTTAATATGAAGATTTTTAAGAAGCGAAGAGGAGATGAAAATGAATAATATAAAGAAGAAAGTAATTACACTTATAGACATATAATAAAGGGGTATATCATCACTTTTTATAACAGAGTTTATACCTAGAAAATTATAAAAAATAAGAATAAATATAGAAATAAAAAGTAACAACTTGTAAATGACACTACTTTGTTGTTTTGTAAAATTATTTAAATTAATTGTGAATAGTTTTACAAAAATAAAAGTTAGTATGGAAAAAACTATTTTATCCATTATATTAATCCAAAGAGTAATCTTTAGAATAGTATATACTGATGTTACTAGTAATTCAGATGTTTTAAATAACGCTGTTGTGTATAATATAGTAAATGTTAAATTGAAGAGATTAAATTTAACATTTTTTCTTTTTAATATTGCAAATATAGGGAAAATTATTGAAAGTATTATAAAAAAATTAAAGATATAATAAGAAAAATAATAAGTCAACACAAAAATTCCTGAAAATATTATTAAATCATGCCTGTTAAACTTTACATGATAAATTTGTTTTATAATATTACATATAGAAATAAATAATAAAACCATTATTGGAATATGATAGTATATAATTTCAAAATAATCTTTCATAATATGCTCCCAAAATAAGTGTTAATTAAATTTTAACATTTAATAATAGGAATATCAACTGAATTTAGTGTATGAAACTAGATTGGTAAATTAAGAAAAATATCTTTATAGGAATATAAGTGACTATTCAGGAAAAATTTATAAAGTATAAACAGTATAATGTATAATGGTTATAAGAAAAATGAATGTTATTAAAATTAAATAGGAGTAGTAGGAAATGATAAATAATGAAAAAATTAAAAGAATAGGTTTTGTATTAATTGGAATTGCTAATTTTATATTATTACCGTTTATCTTAATGTATTTCTCAGGGAAGATGACTTGGTATGGAATTTTATACTTTTTTGCGATGAGTGGTTTCTTTACTTTGGTGATTGTTTCAGGGCATAGAAGATATATAGTACCAAGAATAATAGAAAGGCATATTATCCCACGGAATAGAAAAAGTTATTATACTATATCTCTAATTTCAGGAGTAATAGCTGTTATATTATTTGTAGTTTTAGTAATTAAAAAATCTGATTTTGATGAGATTATTGCATTAGTTGGTACTGTTTGGGTTGTTTGGATTACTATAATAATTTATTTAAGAGAAACAAGATACTTTAAATTATGGTAAGGTAAGTGATTGTAAAATAAAAATATTAAGTGATAGATATATCTTAAAATTGGAGGAATAAACTATGTTTAGAAGTAAGTATTTTGCAATGGTTTCTTGGTTATTTACTATTATTTTTATAGGACTAAAGATTTCTGGGTCAGAGTATCCTAGTATTCAGATAATAGTAGTTGCTTGTATAATCTCTATAGAAAGAACAGTAGGATATTTTATAAATAAGTATAGAGATAATTTAAAGGATTAATTTCAGTGTACTTAAAAGAATATCATTTCAGGTATAAAATTTGCTAATTCAGGTAATTTATTATTTATTATGATAGCGTTTTATGTTATAATTAGTAAAAAGGAAAGACCTTTGATTTTATAGAAGGAGGGGTTTATTATGAAACCATTCAAAAGAACAGTAGAGAAAGTGTTAGCGTGGATTGCTAATATTATATTAATAGTAATAACAGGATTTTTAGCGTATGGATCATTCTTTAAGATTTCACTTTTAAAAGATAACCAAGAATTTTTAAATCTTTTTAAAAAAGAGCTTGCTAAAAATCCTAATGGGGCAAATTTAAATGGGGTAAATTTATCGGCTGAACAACTTCTTGATTATACGATTCAAGGACTTAAGATGTATTCAGTTCTATTAATTGTATTAGTTGTAGTAGCATTATTAGCATCATTCTTAATGAAAAAACGTATTTTATCAGGGATACTTTTCTTATTATTAGCAATAGTAGTAGCTGTTGGAACAGTAGGGGTATTAATACCTGTATATTTATTATATTTCATCGTAGCAATTATGCTATTCGTTAGAAAAGAAAACCCTGCGGAATATCAAGAAACAGTTAATTATTTGTAAGTATTAAATTGAGGAGATTTGCTATGGTTGGTAATATTTTAGCTTTTTGTCAATTGTTTATAGTTTTATATAGTTTTTATATAAACTTTAAAAATTCGGAGTATATGAAAAGATCTAATTGGTATAATAGTATAATTTGTTATGTATCTCTAGGTATGATTAGCAATAATATTGATAATGTTTCAACTAAAGCAATTCTTACATTAGTAATGTTTTTAATATTAATAAGTGATTTTAATACTATAAAAATATTAAGAAATAACGATACAGAAATAGTTGCAGAAAAAATATAGCTATTTATTCTGATTAATCGTATAGAAACATTATACAAAAAGTATATACTTTAGAGTAATTTTAAAATTATGATTTTCTTAGAGTTATAATTTTAAGATTACTCTTTTTTATTATTTTAATGTATATTTAATATATAAAATTTTTTATGTGAAATTTAGTTAATCAAATTTTAATTAATCACAATATTGTGGTATAATTTATAAAGATAAATAATGAAGGACTTACTATGAGAAAATATAATTATAATGAAAGATTAATAGAAAAATTAAATATTACTTCTTTTATAGAAAAATATAATTTTGATAATGAATTATATAATACAGCAATTTTTTGTGCACTTAGTTCAATTGATAGCCACAAATTAGAAGGTGATAGTATTGAATCAAAATCACTTTTACTTGGTGATTATTTTAGTTTTGAGTATTATAGTTTATTGGTAGGTAGTTTAGATAAGTTGACTAACCTCACAGAAACTATGCAAAATGGATACTTACAACTAATTGCTAAAGAGATTAGTGAGGATGAATTTTATCTAAGTGTTATAAAAACTTGGTTTGACTTCTATAATGTCAAATTTCAAGAGTCTGATATTAAAATGGTAACCTTTGTTTAAGTTAATGGAGATTAGAATGTTAAAACAGTATGATACGTTGGTACACGAGGTATTAGAAGATATTTTCGAAATTACTAGAAGTAATGATGAACAATTAGATGAGATTGTAAAAAAGTATTTTCTAAATGGAGGTAAAAGGGTTAGAGTACTTCTTTTACTAATGTGTGCTAAATTAGGAAATTTTGAACTAAATAAAAAAGACATTATTAGAATGGCTAGTATAGTTGAAATAATTCATACTGCTAGTTTAATTCATGATGATATTATTGATAATGCTGATACTAGACGTGGCAGTGTTACGATGAATAAAGAATATAGTAATGAGTTTGCTCTTCGTGTAGGGGATTATTTATTCTCTGTAGTTTTAAAAGAAGTAGCTAAGTTTGATAATGAGAAAATTCATTTATATTTAGCGGAAACGCTTAAAGAACTGTGCATAGGCGAGCTTATTCAAGCGGATGGCTTGTATGATATAAAAACCAGAAGATTAGATTATCTTAAAAAAATTAAGAGAAAGACTGCGATATTAATAGCTTTTGCTTGTGTGGCAGGGAGTATAGTTGCGGATGCTTCTGATGAAGATATAAGAAGTGCATTTTCATATGGCTATTATTTAGGGATGAGTTACCAGATAATTGATGACTATCTTGATTTCGTGGGAGGAACACAAAATCTTGGTAAAGAAGTCGGACAGGACTTAATGAACGGTAATATTACATTACCAGCTTTATTAGCTAAGGAAGAAAACCCAGAGCTATTTTGTAATTTTACAAAAGACACGAGTAGTGAAGAAAAAGACGAAATAATAAATTATATAAGAAATAACGATAAAGTTTTATCAGAAACATTAACTGTAAGTAGACGATATTTAGAAAAAGCTCAGGAGAGTATCGATAATATTGATTCTACTGTGAAAACTGAATTGACTTTTATTATGAATAAGTTAGCAAGGAGAGAAAATTAGATGGATATACAACAATTTTTAGATGAATTAAAAGACATAGATTTTTCTGCATTAGATAGAGAGCAGCAAGAGGAGTTTCGTACAATACTTTTAGATAATGGATTATTTGATGAGTGTTTAGAATTATCTAGAATTATTTATGAACAAAATAGAGAAGATGATACTGCAATTGAAGGATATGTTCATAATCTTTTATATCTAGATAAGAAAGATTATGCTTTAGTAGTATTATACAATTCACCAAAAACACCTTCGATTTTATATCAAGAAGGATTAATATATTTAGAAGATGAACTATATGAAATAGCTGAAGATAAGTTCTTAGCAGCTAGAGCTGGAACGGATTTTGATGAGGCTATTCGTGCAATAGATAAAGAGTTAGTAGGGATTTATTTAACAACAGGAAGAGAAGATAAAGCTAGAAACTTAAGTGAGAGAATTTTCTATGAAGAACCATCTTTAGAAAATTTCCAAACAGCATTTGATAATTTATATGCTTTAGGATTATTTGAAGAAGCTATTGATTTCTATAATGAAAATGGAAGAGGGTATGAGGATGCAGGAATTCTGTTCTCATTAGCATTCGCATATAATCAAATTCAGAATTTAGAAAAATCAAAAATGTACTTATTAAAAACTATCGCAATCGATCCGGATTTCACTGAAGCATACTTACACTTAGGACATATGTCAAAAGGTGACGAAGCTAAGAGATACCTAGAAAAATATATTGAATTACAAGGAATGGCTATTAGTGCTTATCTGCATCTGATTTCATTATATAAGGATGATCAACAATATGATAATATCCGTACTTTAATGCAAGAAGTATTGACAGCACAGGG is part of the Gemella haemolysans ATCC 10379 genome and encodes:
- a CDS encoding LytR/AlgR family response regulator transcription factor codes for the protein MKIFICEDNNEVLKRIEQVIKNYIMINDLSIEIITSSTNPLNILEEASKHGIANSYFLDIDLGENAMTGIDLGKKIRDIDPFAKLIYITNFDNMQVRILNEMIAPLAYITKNSDDMDENIQKALTKAYERYIKSTKLNSNIGKVPIKVGLKQEFYDISEVLYFEALEGHKIRLNLVNNKEITFFGKISNLEILHPSIYICHRTYAINLENIDKLDSETVIFKDGTSIYLSSKTIRRIKKEIKNR
- a CDS encoding sensor histidine kinase; this encodes MSISVITFFFILFIFISSSLLKNLHIKIEVEAEKQKLEQQKKYIEALERNNNEIRKFKHDFNNIILGLEGYITNNEVDNIKLRDYFYNNIKDFNTKIELDNIVLSHLNNIKVLSIKNLLTNKIISAQNNDFKVNICIEDEIDDFYVNEMQLSRVLGIFLDNSLEAGLELDNNRFLELLILKANKTIVIQITNSFKNNDLDVDKINESGYSTKGENRGIGLSSANNIISKHNMILNTRIEDNLFKQILTIEGDL
- a CDS encoding DUF4064 domain-containing protein, with the protein product MKPFKRTVEKVLAWIANIILIVITGFLAYGSFFKISLLKDNQEFLNLFKKELAKNPNGANLNGVNLSAEQLLDYTIQGLKMYSVLLIVLVVVALLASFLMKKRILSGILFLLLAIVVAVGTVGVLIPVYLLYFIVAIMLFVRKENPAEYQETVNYL
- a CDS encoding polyprenyl synthetase family protein, which codes for MLKQYDTLVHEVLEDIFEITRSNDEQLDEIVKKYFLNGGKRVRVLLLLMCAKLGNFELNKKDIIRMASIVEIIHTASLIHDDIIDNADTRRGSVTMNKEYSNEFALRVGDYLFSVVLKEVAKFDNEKIHLYLAETLKELCIGELIQADGLYDIKTRRLDYLKKIKRKTAILIAFACVAGSIVADASDEDIRSAFSYGYYLGMSYQIIDDYLDFVGGTQNLGKEVGQDLMNGNITLPALLAKEENPELFCNFTKDTSSEEKDEIINYIRNNDKVLSETLTVSRRYLEKAQESIDNIDSTVKTELTFIMNKLARREN
- a CDS encoding tetratricopeptide repeat protein, with the translated sequence MDIQQFLDELKDIDFSALDREQQEEFRTILLDNGLFDECLELSRIIYEQNREDDTAIEGYVHNLLYLDKKDYALVVLYNSPKTPSILYQEGLIYLEDELYEIAEDKFLAARAGTDFDEAIRAIDKELVGIYLTTGREDKARNLSERIFYEEPSLENFQTAFDNLYALGLFEEAIDFYNENGRGYEDAGILFSLAFAYNQIQNLEKSKMYLLKTIAIDPDFTEAYLHLGHMSKGDEAKRYLEKYIELQGMAISAYLHLISLYKDDQQYDNIRTLMQEVLTAQGISEETLFIAINALKSLYEYEKIYDLYNGNSLIKDDPILLGAALNALSEEEDYIDFVEEDVVTYFDVLHDDPMYVETLRNVYDLTGSSRVLEIINHFEHHHGPHGHH